The Montipora capricornis isolate CH-2021 chromosome 1, ASM3666992v2, whole genome shotgun sequence genome contains a region encoding:
- the LOC138050518 gene encoding uncharacterized protein has translation MAADALWIVIFKCIVKGYQECRFDVKDGEVFRVLKKIGEKGRAFRIANERGQLGHLQREQVASLWPVNASITCRVCGPPFSEPFDDPKGRWRRGGGINVPIILKFSTRRAEALNVKELVRQTGIVVTLSRDNEKCFAEAGTTKTGETSSTASWDVSDVLEY, from the exons ATGGCTGCAGATGCGTTGTGGATCGTAATCTTCAAATGTATAGTCAAAGGCTACCAGGAATGCCGCTTTGACGTCAAGGATGGCGAAGTTTTCAGggttttaaagaaaataggaGAGAAAGGCCGTGCCTTCCGAATTGCAAACGAGCGCGGACAATTAGGTCACCTTCAACGTGAACAGGTTGCTTCCCTGTGGCCTGTAAATGCTTCGATAACTTG TAGGGTCTGTGGGCCACCATTTTCGGAACCATTTGATGATCCTAAAGGTCGCTGGCGAAGAGGAGGTGGTATCAATGTCCCAATTATCCTAAAGTTTTCAACAAGGCGAGCCGAAGCATTGAATGTAAAGGAACTCGTGAGGCAGACTGGCATAGTTGTGACCCTTTCAAGGGATAATGAAAAGTGTTTCGCCGAGGCGGGAACAACAAAGACCGGGGAAACAAGCTCAACAG CCTCTTGGGATGTCTCCGACGTTTTGGAGTACTGA